One Dehalococcoidia bacterium genomic region harbors:
- a CDS encoding MFS transporter, protein MPIAWGHRISRWVLSGLHGTSYFLSSLIFGRQSDMRGRLVFIRTGLGLASVAYLLQIIASGPITLLMTRAAVGFCLGIASPAVMAYVYEAQGRVGNFASYGSLGWLFGALLAALLRNYESLFFSSAVASALAFLMALTLSERGFIRSRAAAFPFAAARADRKLYFAFFLRQIGAYAVWSIFPLYLVSIGASKLWVAILDAINMGGQFIIMRYIERFNAAKIFTLGLITSAFAFAIYGIANHYLQIIPVQIMLALSWSCLFVGAMSFLLKRSLEHGTAAGLLYSSMYSSAGIGPGIGGALSQAWGFSSVMLFGSAMTFIGFLSSRGLAKTEGKPDLKE, encoded by the coding sequence GTGCCAATAGCCTGGGGGCATCGAATCTCGAGGTGGGTCTTATCGGGGCTGCATGGGACATCCTATTTTCTGTCCTCTCTCATATTCGGCAGGCAATCGGATATGCGAGGCCGGTTGGTCTTTATCCGTACTGGCCTGGGATTGGCGTCAGTTGCCTACCTGCTGCAAATTATCGCCTCAGGCCCAATTACATTACTGATGACCAGGGCTGCCGTTGGGTTCTGCCTTGGCATTGCCTCTCCGGCTGTTATGGCCTATGTCTACGAGGCTCAGGGGCGCGTTGGCAATTTTGCTTCTTATGGCTCCCTGGGATGGCTTTTCGGGGCGCTCCTGGCGGCGCTGCTCAGAAACTACGAAAGCCTGTTTTTCAGCAGCGCGGTGGCTTCAGCACTTGCTTTCTTGATGGCGCTGACCCTGAGTGAAAGAGGGTTCATCCGCAGCCGAGCAGCGGCTTTTCCATTCGCGGCAGCCCGGGCGGATCGCAAACTCTATTTTGCCTTCTTTCTCAGGCAAATTGGCGCATACGCGGTCTGGTCGATCTTTCCGCTGTATTTGGTGAGCATAGGCGCCAGCAAGCTGTGGGTCGCTATCCTTGACGCCATCAACATGGGCGGCCAATTCATCATCATGCGATATATCGAGAGGTTCAACGCGGCGAAAATATTCACCCTCGGCCTGATTACTTCCGCGTTTGCATTTGCTATATATGGCATCGCTAATCATTATCTGCAGATCATTCCAGTGCAGATAATGCTGGCGTTATCATGGTCCTGTCTCTTTGTTGGCGCCATGAGCTTCTTACTCAAAAGGAGTTTGGAGCATGGGACTGCTGCCGGCCTTCTTTATTCCTCAATGTACTCTTCTGCCGGCATTGGCCCTGGTATTGGAGGGGCCCTATCTCAGGCTTGGGGATTTTCGAGTGTGATGTTATTTGGTTCCGCGATGACCTTCATTGGCTTCCTGTCATCGCGAGGTTTGGCTAAAACGGAAGGGAAACCTGACCTCAAAGAGTAA
- a CDS encoding dodecin family protein, with amino-acid sequence MTESVYKIVELVGTSTESWERAAACAVEMASKSLRDLRIAEVVELDMQLDGGNVIAYRAKVKISFKYEGKD; translated from the coding sequence ATGACAGAGAGTGTTTACAAAATCGTCGAGCTGGTGGGGACTAGCACTGAGTCCTGGGAAAGGGCAGCTGCATGTGCCGTTGAGATGGCATCGAAAAGTCTGCGCGATCTTCGCATTGCCGAAGTTGTAGAGTTGGATATGCAGCTTGATGGCGGCAACGTCATCGCCTATCGCGCGAAGGTAAAAATCTCCTTCAAGTACGAGGGCAAGGATTAG
- a CDS encoding dodecin family protein — MAGSSYNVIELVGTSTESWGKAAEAAVEMASKSLRGLRVAEVVELDVQLDNGNIISYRARVKVSFKYEEKK, encoded by the coding sequence ATGGCAGGCAGTAGCTACAATGTGATTGAACTGGTGGGGACCAGCACCGAATCCTGGGGAAAGGCTGCTGAGGCTGCCGTTGAGATGGCATCGAAAAGTCTGCGTGGTCTTCGCGTTGCTGAAGTTGTCGAGTTAGATGTGCAGCTGGACAACGGGAATATCATCAGCTATCGAGCAAGGGTGAAGGTCTCCTTCAAGTATGAGGAGAAAAAATAG
- a CDS encoding GAF domain-containing protein, whose amino-acid sequence MSLRSVNSAGTNISQESETEPWVKFEAKLNALEDSAERCHFTVDDIHFVGAVANLGAIALENARLYESVRQDKDQLSRELLEWHAAMGLWPPRLSGRR is encoded by the coding sequence TTGTCTCTGAGGTCTGTCAATTCAGCAGGGACGAATATCTCACAGGAGAGTGAAACCGAACCCTGGGTCAAATTTGAGGCAAAACTGAATGCCCTTGAGGATTCTGCAGAGCGATGCCACTTTACCGTAGATGATATCCATTTTGTGGGAGCAGTTGCCAATCTGGGCGCTATTGCATTGGAGAATGCCAGACTCTACGAGTCTGTCCGACAAGACAAGGATCAGTTGAGCCGGGAGTTATTGGAATGGCACGCGGCTATGGGGCTTTGGCCGCCACGTCTGTCGGGACGCCGCTGA
- a CDS encoding NUDIX domain-containing protein, with product MGNFEDSYVGWLRKYVGKARLIIPVTRAIVRDDQGQVLIVQRRDNRTWGLPAGSIELGESVMDCLRREVSEESGLTVISATPIALHTEPRFDYTNMYGDEYQRFVLVFCVDQWTGELQTNTEETVDARFFPLDALPDIPPHHHESLEDLRQFIGRLIVK from the coding sequence ATGGGGAATTTTGAAGATTCATATGTTGGCTGGCTGCGCAAATATGTGGGCAAAGCCAGGCTCATCATCCCGGTGACGAGGGCCATTGTCCGGGACGATCAGGGGCAAGTGCTCATTGTCCAGAGACGCGATAACAGAACCTGGGGCTTGCCTGCGGGCAGCATCGAGCTGGGGGAGTCGGTCATGGATTGTCTGAGGAGGGAAGTCAGCGAAGAATCCGGGCTAACGGTAATTTCCGCCACACCGATCGCGCTTCACACAGAGCCAAGGTTTGATTACACCAATATGTACGGGGACGAATATCAAAGGTTTGTGCTGGTTTTCTGTGTCGATCAATGGACAGGAGAGTTGCAGACAAACACCGAAGAGACGGTGGACGCTCGTTTCTTTCCCCTGGATGCCTTGCCGGATATACCCCCGCACCATCATGAATCGCTGGAAGACTTGCGACAATTTATCGGCCGCCTGATCGTGAAGTAA
- a CDS encoding dodecin family protein encodes MAESVYKIVELVGTSAESWEKAAASAVEMASKSLRDLRIAEIVELDMQLDSGKVIAYRAKVKVSFKYEGK; translated from the coding sequence ATGGCAGAGAGTGTTTATAAGATCGTCGAATTAGTGGGAACCAGCGCCGAGTCTTGGGAGAAAGCTGCTGCAAGCGCCGTTGAAATGGCTTCCAAAAGTCTGCGCGATCTTCGTATAGCAGAAATTGTTGAGTTGGATATGCAGCTCGATAGTGGCAAGGTTATTGCCTATCGAGCAAAGGTGAAAGTCTCCTTCAAGTACGAAGGCAAGTAA
- a CDS encoding class I SAM-dependent methyltransferase: MDTHSAYSHKAKKYSRYRWDYHPEAIQAIFDTTRISSQSSVADIGAGTGKLTKHFVGKVAQVFAVEPNSDMRQVAARKLGSPPSCSVIEGQAEATTLSDSSIDLIAVGQALHWFDPEPTRKEFLRILKPDGWLAALWNWATDYAVIDALWKRLIEEKGLDTSRARQPEGRPVKFYFGGDYFRKWTFPFTTQQTWERFIGALSSFAYAPDEGTPLYENFERAARRVFSSFSSNGLMEVHGVTELYLGQIARP, translated from the coding sequence ATGGATACACACAGCGCATATTCTCACAAGGCCAAGAAGTACTCCCGATATCGATGGGACTATCATCCTGAAGCCATTCAGGCCATTTTCGATACGACCCGCATTTCAAGCCAATCTTCTGTGGCGGATATAGGGGCGGGAACCGGAAAGCTCACCAAGCATTTTGTTGGCAAAGTGGCGCAGGTTTTTGCTGTTGAGCCCAATTCGGACATGAGACAGGTGGCAGCCAGAAAACTGGGCTCCCCTCCTTCCTGTAGCGTTATTGAGGGTCAGGCCGAAGCGACGACGCTATCGGATAGCTCCATTGATTTGATAGCGGTGGGACAAGCCCTGCACTGGTTTGATCCTGAGCCGACCCGAAAAGAATTCCTGCGGATACTGAAGCCGGATGGATGGTTGGCGGCTTTATGGAACTGGGCAACCGACTATGCAGTGATTGACGCACTGTGGAAACGGTTGATTGAGGAGAAAGGATTGGATACATCGCGTGCCAGGCAACCGGAAGGCAGACCCGTCAAGTTCTACTTCGGAGGGGATTATTTTCGCAAGTGGACCTTCCCTTTTACCACGCAGCAAACGTGGGAAAGATTCATCGGCGCGCTCTCTTCATTTGCCTACGCTCCGGATGAAGGCACCCCTTTGTACGAAAACTTCGAGCGGGCAGCCAGAAGGGTCTTTAGCAGCTTCAGTTCGAATGGTCTGATGGAAGTGCATGGAGTGACGGAACTCTATCTAGGGCAGATCGCGAGGCCATGA